A region of Cellulophaga sp. RHA19 DNA encodes the following proteins:
- a CDS encoding DUF3037 domain-containing protein, whose protein sequence is MQDKVTFEYAVIRIVPKVEREEFFNIGVILFSKRKKFLGVKYHIDRNKLEAFCKDLDYNLLQDYLKAWELVCKGEPAGGPIGKLELSDRFRWLAASRSTVIQSSKTHPGLCNNPEETLEKLFATYVL, encoded by the coding sequence ATGCAAGATAAAGTTACGTTTGAATATGCCGTTATACGCATTGTACCCAAAGTAGAACGCGAAGAGTTTTTTAATATTGGTGTTATTTTATTTAGCAAACGAAAAAAGTTTTTAGGTGTAAAATACCATATAGACCGCAACAAACTAGAGGCTTTTTGTAAGGATCTCGACTATAATTTGCTACAAGATTACCTTAAAGCCTGGGAACTGGTTTGTAAAGGTGAACCCGCTGGCGGACCAATTGGTAAGTTAGAGCTATCTGACAGGTTTAGGTGGTTAGCCGCCTCTAGGAGCACCGTTATACAAAGCTCTAAAACACACCCTGGTTTATGCAATAACCCAGAAGAAACCTTAGAAAAACTATTTGCCACCTATGTTTTATAA
- a CDS encoding HipA family kinase: MNKLDIRTVNVVQYVQPLREGGSLPAIVKADDDFLYVLKFRGAGQGTKALIAEFIGGELARAIGLKVPELVFANLDDSFSKTEPDEEIQDLLKFSVGLNLGLHYLSSAITFDPLVTTVDAKTASKVVLLDSIISNIDRTAKNTNLLIWNQELWVIDNGASFYFHHNWPLWENHLTRTFPLIKDHVLLPQATELDYAKQEITSKITPQIIEDITNNIPEDWLINQTDSLTPAQMRAAYTTYLNAKLGMVDALIKEAKDAR, encoded by the coding sequence ATGAACAAATTAGACATTAGAACCGTAAACGTTGTGCAATATGTACAACCTTTACGAGAAGGTGGCTCTTTACCTGCTATTGTTAAGGCAGATGACGATTTCCTTTATGTTTTAAAATTTAGAGGCGCAGGCCAAGGCACAAAAGCACTTATTGCCGAGTTTATTGGCGGCGAGCTTGCACGTGCTATTGGATTAAAGGTACCAGAATTGGTATTTGCTAACCTAGACGACTCTTTTAGCAAAACAGAACCAGACGAAGAAATTCAGGATTTACTAAAATTTAGCGTTGGTTTAAATCTAGGATTACACTATTTATCTAGCGCTATAACTTTTGATCCTTTAGTAACTACCGTAGATGCAAAAACCGCTTCTAAAGTGGTGCTACTAGACAGTATTATTAGCAATATAGACCGTACGGCAAAAAACACCAATTTACTTATTTGGAACCAAGAGCTTTGGGTAATAGACAATGGTGCAAGTTTTTATTTTCATCACAACTGGCCTTTGTGGGAGAACCACCTAACTAGGACTTTTCCGTTAATAAAAGACCACGTATTATTGCCACAGGCTACAGAGCTAGACTACGCAAAACAAGAAATTACAAGCAAAATTACACCACAAATTATAGAAGATATTACCAATAATATACCAGAAGACTGGCTTATAAACCAAACCGATTCTTTAACTCCTGCGCAAATGAGAGCTGCTTACACCACGTATTTAAATGCAAAACTTGGTATGGTAGACGCGCTTATAAAAGAAGCTAAAGATGCAAGATAA
- a CDS encoding DUF2314 domain-containing protein, producing MKKILTITAVLTLLISSCKETSTSKIEREGEPDVINIADENIAMNQAIAKANKTLSIFKTAIQSNNKNYYGFTLKQKFSDSDGSAEHIWIQDVTYDGSKFKGIVGNTPLYEINVKLGDTINVDESNISDWMYFDQNITKGAYTIRVLRDQMSTEEQKEFDIQSGMQFE from the coding sequence ATGAAAAAAATATTAACTATTACAGCTGTTCTTACACTTTTAATTAGTTCTTGCAAAGAAACTTCAACCTCTAAAATAGAACGTGAAGGTGAGCCAGACGTAATTAACATAGCAGATGAAAACATTGCAATGAACCAAGCTATTGCCAAAGCAAACAAAACTCTATCTATCTTTAAAACAGCTATTCAAAGCAATAATAAAAACTACTATGGCTTTACACTAAAGCAAAAATTTAGTGATTCAGATGGTAGTGCAGAACATATTTGGATACAAGATGTAACTTATGACGGCTCAAAATTTAAAGGTATCGTTGGTAACACACCATTATATGAAATTAATGTAAAATTAGGAGATACTATTAATGTAGACGAGTCTAACATTAGTGACTGGATGTACTTTGACCAAAATATTACCAAAGGCGCATACACTATTAGGGTGCTACGTGACCAAATGTCTACTGAAGAACAAAAAGAGTTTGACATACAAAGTGGAATGCAATTTGAATAA
- a CDS encoding MFS transporter: protein MDQKIKTLKIIHLAITFGVVLIYFTLGDITALKSFKVPALDAYSVVFLALPLIAVFASNFVFKNTLKQAKDIKELKDKFGVYQTASIIRWAILEGAAFIILFLKPDFMLFGLLIILYMVFLSPTLDKIKNDFESVRIK from the coding sequence ATGGATCAGAAAATAAAAACATTAAAAATTATTCACTTAGCTATTACCTTTGGGGTAGTTCTTATTTATTTTACTTTAGGAGATATTACCGCTTTAAAAAGTTTTAAAGTTCCTGCTTTAGATGCCTATTCAGTCGTATTTTTAGCATTACCGCTAATTGCCGTTTTTGCTAGTAATTTTGTATTTAAAAACACACTAAAACAAGCAAAGGACATTAAAGAGCTTAAAGACAAATTTGGTGTGTACCAAACTGCATCAATTATAAGATGGGCAATTTTAGAGGGGGCTGCTTTTATCATCCTATTTCTTAAACCAGACTTTATGCTTTTTGGACTTTTAATTATCCTGTATATGGTATTTTTAAGTCCTACTTTAGACAAAATAAAAAACGATTTTGAAAGCGTACGTATAAAATAA
- a CDS encoding NAD(P)H-dependent glycerol-3-phosphate dehydrogenase, with the protein MKNTTKFAVLGGGSWATAIVKMLTENVSTVNWYMRNTDAIAHIKEHNHNPNYISAVEFNPQQLALTADINTAITNADVVIFAIPSAFLVTELEKLTVSLDEKIVFSAIKGIVPETGLIVGEHFNQTYNVPLENIGVIAGPCHAEEVALERLSYLTIACADEKKAKLVAKNLSSYYIKTKTSDDIIGTEYAAVLKNIYAIAAGMAHGLGYGDNFQSVLMSNAIREMKRFIKRVHHMKRNINNSAYLGDLLVTGYSVFSRNRMFGNMIGKGYTVKSAMMEMSMVAEGYYATKSAHLINEKHSKKSKTPIIDAVYAILYDGRNPKKVFSSLTDKLD; encoded by the coding sequence ATGAAGAATACTACAAAGTTTGCTGTTTTGGGTGGTGGTAGCTGGGCTACTGCAATTGTAAAAATGCTTACTGAAAATGTTAGCACAGTAAATTGGTATATGCGCAATACAGATGCTATAGCGCATATAAAAGAACACAATCACAACCCTAATTATATAAGTGCCGTTGAATTTAACCCACAACAATTAGCACTAACCGCAGATATTAATACCGCTATTACTAATGCAGATGTTGTAATTTTTGCAATACCTTCTGCTTTTTTAGTAACAGAATTAGAAAAACTAACGGTTTCTTTAGATGAGAAAATTGTATTTTCTGCAATAAAAGGTATTGTGCCAGAAACAGGTTTAATTGTTGGTGAGCATTTTAACCAAACGTATAATGTACCACTAGAAAATATTGGTGTTATTGCTGGTCCTTGCCATGCAGAGGAAGTTGCCTTAGAGCGTTTGTCTTACCTAACAATTGCATGTGCAGATGAGAAAAAAGCTAAATTGGTTGCTAAAAACCTAAGTAGCTATTACATAAAAACAAAAACATCTGACGATATTATTGGCACCGAGTACGCAGCCGTTCTTAAAAATATTTATGCTATTGCTGCCGGTATGGCTCACGGTTTGGGTTACGGAGACAATTTTCAGAGTGTACTTATGAGTAATGCTATTAGAGAAATGAAACGTTTTATTAAACGTGTACACCATATGAAACGCAACATTAACAACTCTGCCTACCTTGGTGATTTGCTAGTTACTGGCTATTCTGTTTTTAGTAGAAACAGAATGTTTGGTAATATGATTGGCAAAGGGTACACGGTTAAAAGTGCTATGATGGAAATGAGTATGGTTGCCGAAGGTTACTACGCTACTAAAAGTGCACACCTGATTAATGAAAAACACAGCAAAAAATCTAAGACTCCTATTATAGATGCGGTTTATGCTATTTTATACGATGGCAGAAACCCTAAAAAGGTTTTTAGTAGCTTAACAGATAAGCTAGACTAG
- a CDS encoding nicotinic acid mononucleotide adenyltransferase encodes MKTKLLLGLLLLGTLVSSCYSEIIIEDEFLEPGFSVEHAIHKYDLWYVDINATQGNGEVPFLQRAFTITFNNGRLYANNNIVGIGKIGGGYGIDVGNYDVFNDGIRVNHSVDGRWPLEVYVVNNNTLELLDVSTNTSYYLRGYRQSTFDYDYVFYDNLKYFLQEYNAWEKTYTSKEGAINDFDAENFLQFFADGNADVFRSSIDNNGTRPRNLQWDYEGVYTVFDVDGDETLKLLELDYDFMGDDYFEFYVINDSTIELYHPDSGTVYEFTGVGYTEYLKGDTSATDKKRTKSTNSVKTVKRQRKR; translated from the coding sequence ATGAAAACGAAATTATTATTAGGACTACTGCTATTGGGAACCTTAGTTTCTTCATGTTATTCAGAAATTATAATTGAAGATGAGTTTTTAGAACCAGGATTTTCTGTAGAACACGCAATTCATAAATACGATTTATGGTATGTAGATATTAATGCTACACAAGGAAACGGAGAAGTGCCTTTTTTGCAACGTGCATTTACTATTACATTTAATAATGGCCGTTTGTATGCAAATAATAACATTGTTGGTATTGGTAAAATTGGTGGTGGTTACGGTATAGATGTTGGTAATTACGATGTTTTTAACGATGGTATACGTGTAAACCATAGTGTAGATGGTAGGTGGCCTTTAGAGGTGTATGTAGTAAATAACAATACTTTAGAGTTGTTAGATGTTAGTACAAACACATCATACTACTTAAGGGGATATAGACAAAGTACGTTTGATTATGATTATGTTTTTTATGATAATTTAAAATACTTTTTACAAGAGTACAACGCTTGGGAAAAAACATATACAAGTAAAGAAGGAGCTATAAATGATTTTGATGCAGAGAATTTTTTACAATTTTTTGCTGATGGTAATGCCGATGTTTTTAGGTCTTCTATAGACAATAATGGTACTAGACCAAGAAACTTACAGTGGGATTATGAAGGAGTGTATACAGTGTTTGATGTTGATGGTGATGAAACCTTAAAGTTACTAGAGTTAGACTATGATTTTATGGGTGATGATTATTTTGAGTTTTATGTGATTAACGATAGTACAATAGAGTTATATCATCCAGATTCTGGCACGGTTTATGAGTTTACAGGAGTAGGTTATACAGAGTATTTAAAAGGAGATACATCTGCAACAGATAAAAAAAGAACGAAGTCTACAAACAGTGTAAAAACAGTGAAGAGACAACGCAAAAGATAG
- the mqo gene encoding malate dehydrogenase (quinone) yields the protein MAKQDFTLIGAGIMSATLGVLLKQLIPDAKIAIYERLDKVGAESSDAWNNAGTGHSAFCELNYTPENEQGDIDISKALKISESFEVSKQLWAYLVKNNLLPADDPFINDIDHMSFVWGDENLNFLRKRHKALTAYPIFKDMLHSENYDQIKEWVPLMMTGRNKDQTIGATRMPIGTDVNFGTITRGMIAYLQSCDGVEVFLGHQVEDIDDKKDGTWEIEVKDLHTDKEKTIESNFVFIGAGGGALKLLEKSDIPEADGYGGFPVSGQFLKCNNPKVILQHEAKVYGMAEVGAPPMSVPHLDTRMLNGERSLLFGPYAGFSTKFLKNGSYFDLPLSIDAHNIFPMLRAGLHNISLTKYLIEQVVQSPEERFKALEKYYPNAKIEDWELITAGQRVQIIKKDAKEGGVLKFGTEIVTNKNNTLAALLGASPGASTSVSIMLSVLNQCFPMQVKSKAWQQKLTEMIPSLGHSLITDEKLCISTRNYTTSILKLEDN from the coding sequence ATGGCAAAACAAGACTTTACACTTATAGGAGCTGGTATAATGAGCGCTACGCTTGGCGTTTTATTAAAACAACTAATACCAGATGCAAAAATAGCTATTTATGAACGTTTAGATAAAGTAGGTGCAGAAAGCTCTGATGCTTGGAACAATGCAGGCACAGGACACTCTGCTTTTTGCGAGTTAAACTACACACCAGAAAATGAGCAAGGCGATATAGATATTTCTAAAGCATTAAAAATTAGTGAATCCTTTGAAGTATCTAAACAACTTTGGGCATATTTAGTAAAAAACAATTTACTACCTGCAGATGATCCTTTTATTAATGACATTGACCATATGAGTTTTGTTTGGGGTGATGAAAATTTAAACTTCTTAAGAAAAAGACACAAAGCACTTACAGCATATCCTATTTTTAAAGATATGTTACATTCTGAAAATTACGACCAAATTAAAGAATGGGTTCCGTTAATGATGACAGGGCGCAATAAAGACCAAACTATTGGTGCCACAAGAATGCCTATTGGTACAGATGTAAATTTTGGAACTATTACTAGAGGTATGATTGCCTATTTACAGTCTTGCGATGGTGTAGAAGTGTTTTTAGGTCACCAAGTAGAAGATATAGATGATAAAAAAGATGGCACTTGGGAAATAGAGGTTAAAGATTTACATACAGATAAAGAAAAAACTATAGAGAGTAATTTTGTATTTATAGGTGCTGGTGGTGGCGCTTTAAAATTACTAGAGAAATCTGATATTCCCGAAGCAGATGGTTACGGTGGTTTTCCTGTAAGCGGACAGTTTTTAAAGTGCAACAACCCTAAAGTTATTTTACAACACGAAGCCAAAGTTTATGGTATGGCAGAAGTTGGTGCGCCACCAATGTCTGTTCCACATTTAGATACTAGAATGTTAAACGGGGAGCGCTCGTTACTTTTTGGTCCGTATGCTGGTTTTTCTACTAAATTTTTAAAAAATGGTTCTTATTTTGATTTGCCACTGTCTATAGACGCACACAATATTTTTCCTATGCTTAGGGCAGGCTTACACAATATATCGCTTACTAAATACTTAATAGAACAAGTTGTACAGTCGCCAGAAGAACGTTTTAAAGCATTAGAAAAATACTACCCAAATGCTAAAATTGAAGACTGGGAACTTATTACAGCTGGGCAACGTGTACAAATTATAAAAAAGGATGCCAAAGAAGGTGGCGTACTTAAATTTGGAACCGAGATTGTAACCAACAAAAACAACACATTAGCTGCTTTGCTTGGAGCCTCACCTGGTGCATCTACCTCTGTGTCTATTATGTTATCTGTATTAAACCAATGTTTTCCCATGCAGGTAAAATCTAAAGCTTGGCAACAAAAATTAACAGAAATGATTCCGTCTTTAGGGCACTCCTTAATTACAGATGAAAAACTGTGTATTAGCACAAGAAATTATACTACTTCAATTTTAAAATTAGAAGACAATTAA
- a CDS encoding SulP family inorganic anion transporter has protein sequence MKKYLNLFDFQQKVDYKNEILAGLTVAMTMIPESLMFAILAGFSPLVGLYGAFIMGLVTAIFGGRPGLISGGAGATVVVLMALMNSHGLEYVFAAVAMAGVFQLIVGLLKLGKFIRLVPQPVMFGFVNGLAIIIFMAQMDQFKIGVGDAAVWLTGETLYTMVGLVLFTIAIIVFVPKLTKAVPASLIGIIVVFLVVYFLNIETKQVVDIINQDTLPGEPLKSLSGTLPSFHIPTIPFTLEAFKIILPYGLIMAAVGLTEGLLTLNLVDEITGTKGNSNRECVAQGGANILNGFFGGMGGCPMIAQTLVNLSAGSRARLSGIIAALTILVIILFGAPVIELVPIAALVGVMVMVAVGTFEWASFRALKRMPKPDIFVMILVTLITVVLHNLALAVLIGVIISALVFAWESAKRIRARKYVDEAGVKHYEIYGPLFFGSVTAFNEKFDVANDPEEVIIDFKESKVSDMSAIEALNKITERYAKVGKKVHLKHLSKDCRVLLNNADKLIEVNVLEDPTYKVVANK, from the coding sequence ATGAAAAAGTATTTAAATTTATTCGATTTCCAGCAGAAGGTAGATTATAAAAATGAAATTTTAGCAGGATTAACGGTGGCAATGACAATGATTCCAGAATCATTAATGTTTGCTATTCTTGCAGGATTTTCACCTTTAGTAGGTTTGTATGGTGCTTTTATTATGGGACTGGTTACAGCAATATTTGGCGGTAGACCAGGATTAATTTCTGGAGGAGCTGGTGCAACAGTAGTAGTTCTTATGGCATTAATGAACTCGCACGGTTTAGAATATGTTTTTGCGGCAGTTGCTATGGCAGGTGTTTTTCAGCTAATAGTTGGTCTTTTAAAACTTGGTAAATTTATACGTTTGGTGCCTCAACCCGTAATGTTTGGGTTTGTAAACGGTTTGGCTATTATTATTTTTATGGCACAAATGGACCAATTTAAAATTGGTGTTGGTGATGCTGCAGTTTGGTTAACAGGCGAAACATTGTATACTATGGTAGGCTTGGTACTGTTTACAATTGCAATAATTGTTTTTGTTCCTAAACTTACTAAAGCAGTTCCGGCTTCTTTAATAGGAATTATTGTTGTTTTTTTAGTTGTGTATTTTTTAAATATAGAAACAAAGCAAGTAGTAGATATTATTAATCAAGATACTTTACCGGGAGAACCATTAAAGTCGCTTAGTGGTACATTACCTTCTTTTCATATACCAACTATTCCGTTTACATTAGAAGCCTTTAAAATTATTTTACCATACGGATTAATAATGGCTGCTGTAGGTTTAACAGAAGGCTTACTTACGTTAAACTTAGTAGATGAAATTACAGGTACAAAAGGAAATAGTAATAGAGAGTGCGTAGCACAAGGAGGCGCAAATATTTTAAATGGCTTTTTTGGTGGTATGGGTGGTTGTCCAATGATTGCTCAAACCTTGGTTAACCTATCTGCAGGTTCAAGAGCAAGATTATCTGGTATAATTGCCGCGTTAACTATATTGGTAATTATATTGTTTGGAGCACCAGTAATAGAACTTGTACCTATAGCTGCATTGGTAGGTGTTATGGTAATGGTTGCAGTTGGTACTTTTGAGTGGGCAAGTTTTAGAGCCTTAAAAAGAATGCCTAAACCAGATATTTTTGTAATGATACTGGTTACTTTAATTACTGTGGTTTTACACAACTTAGCATTAGCCGTATTAATAGGTGTTATTATTTCTGCATTGGTATTTGCTTGGGAAAGTGCTAAAAGAATTAGGGCTAGAAAATATGTAGATGAAGCAGGGGTAAAACACTATGAGATTTACGGACCTTTATTTTTTGGCTCTGTAACTGCTTTTAATGAAAAGTTTGATGTAGCAAATGATCCTGAAGAAGTAATTATTGACTTTAAAGAAAGTAAAGTTTCAGATATGTCTGCAATTGAAGCTTTAAACAAAATTACCGAACGCTATGCCAAAGTAGGTAAAAAGGTACACTTAAAACACCTTAGTAAAGATTGTAGAGTATTGTTAAATAATGCAGATAAATTAATAGAAGTTAACGTATTAGAAGATCCTACATACAAAGTTGTAGCAAACAAATAA
- a CDS encoding aldose epimerase family protein, whose translation MTPQLLNPKDFESLINGKRVSLFTLKNTQGSIAQITNYGGTLVSLWVKDKNSNFKDVVLGYKSLHEYQTNPNAYFGSIVGRYANRIAKGSFTLDNKIYNLAVNNGENHLHGGTTGFDAVVWDAKQPTEDTLELTYVSADMEEGFPGTLAVKVQYHLTDKNALKIKYWAITDKTTVVNLTNHSYFNLKGEGNGDILDHTLQINASSFTSIDKTCIPTGELTSVYDTPLDFRKEKAIGKDINEDHEQLIIGNGYDHNYVIDQNTTLNLAATAKEATTGITMDVYTTEPGVQLYTGNFIGDDLVGKSGKKYHPRAAFCLETQHYPDSPNKPQFPTVILHPKEEYHSVTLYKFSTE comes from the coding sequence ATGACACCACAACTCCTAAACCCAAAAGATTTTGAATCTTTAATTAACGGAAAAAGAGTATCGCTTTTTACGCTAAAAAACACACAAGGTTCTATTGCTCAAATAACAAATTATGGTGGCACTTTAGTCTCATTATGGGTAAAAGACAAAAACAGTAATTTTAAAGATGTTGTTTTAGGATATAAATCTTTGCACGAGTACCAAACCAATCCAAATGCCTACTTTGGTAGTATTGTTGGCAGGTATGCAAACAGAATTGCTAAAGGGAGCTTTACTTTAGATAACAAAATATACAATTTAGCTGTTAATAACGGCGAAAATCATTTACACGGTGGCACAACTGGTTTTGACGCTGTTGTTTGGGATGCAAAACAACCTACTGAAGATACACTAGAACTAACCTATGTTTCTGCAGACATGGAAGAAGGTTTCCCTGGTACTTTAGCTGTAAAAGTGCAATATCACTTAACAGATAAAAATGCTTTAAAAATCAAATATTGGGCTATTACAGATAAAACCACTGTAGTTAACTTAACAAACCACTCTTATTTTAACTTAAAAGGTGAAGGTAATGGTGATATTTTAGACCATACACTACAAATTAATGCATCTTCTTTTACAAGTATAGACAAGACTTGTATACCTACTGGCGAGCTAACATCTGTTTATGATACTCCTTTAGATTTTAGAAAAGAAAAAGCTATTGGCAAAGATATTAATGAAGATCATGAGCAACTAATTATTGGCAATGGTTATGATCATAATTATGTTATAGACCAAAACACAACTTTAAATTTGGCTGCAACGGCAAAAGAAGCTACAACTGGTATTACTATGGATGTGTACACTACAGAACCAGGAGTGCAATTGTATACAGGCAACTTTATTGGTGATGATTTAGTAGGCAAATCCGGGAAAAAATACCATCCACGAGCTGCTTTTTGTTTAGAGACACAGCATTATCCTGACAGCCCTAATAAACCACAGTTTCCAACTGTGATACTACATCCAAAAGAGGAATACCACAGTGTAACTTTATATAAATTTAGTACAGAATAA
- a CDS encoding exodeoxyribonuclease III codes for MKIVSYNVNGIRAAINKGFIDWLTTTDPDVICLQEIKALKEQLDLSLFEEAGYSYNYWYSAQKKGYSGVAILSKTEPDHIEYGTGIEYMDFEGRNIRADFGDVSIMSMYLPSGTNLARLDFKLKYMDDFQTYINDLKKDKPNIIVLGDYNICHEAIDIHDPVRNKNVSGFLPVEREWIGNFMESGFIDSFRHFNKEPHNYSWWSYRANARNNNKGWRLDYAMVSKTLENRLKRAVILKEAKHSDHCPILVELKK; via the coding sequence ATGAAAATAGTATCCTATAACGTTAATGGTATTCGCGCGGCAATTAATAAAGGTTTTATAGATTGGCTTACCACTACAGACCCAGACGTTATATGCCTTCAGGAAATAAAAGCCTTAAAAGAACAGTTAGATTTGTCTTTATTTGAAGAAGCTGGTTATAGCTATAATTACTGGTATAGTGCTCAAAAAAAAGGCTATAGCGGTGTTGCAATTTTATCTAAAACAGAACCAGATCATATAGAATATGGTACCGGAATAGAGTATATGGATTTTGAAGGGCGTAATATTAGAGCAGATTTTGGAGACGTTTCTATAATGAGTATGTATTTACCATCTGGTACTAACTTAGCTCGCTTAGATTTTAAGTTAAAATATATGGACGATTTTCAGACCTATATTAATGACTTAAAAAAAGACAAACCTAATATTATTGTATTAGGAGATTATAATATATGCCATGAGGCAATAGACATACACGATCCTGTGCGCAACAAAAACGTATCTGGATTTTTACCTGTAGAACGCGAGTGGATTGGGAATTTTATGGAGAGCGGATTTATAGATAGTTTTAGGCATTTTAATAAAGAGCCACACAACTACTCTTGGTGGAGCTATAGAGCTAACGCAAGAAACAATAACAAAGGTTGGCGACTAGATTATGCTATGGTGAGTAAAACCCTTGAAAATCGCTTAAAAAGAGCTGTTATTTTAAAGGAAGCTAAACACAGTGACCATTGTCCAATTTTAGTAGAGCTAAAAAAATAA
- a CDS encoding glycine--tRNA ligase — protein MANQEDKFKKVISHAKEYGYVFQSSEIYDGLSAVYDYAQNGAELKNNIKQYWWKAMVQLHDNIVGIDSAIFMHPTVWKASGHVDAFNDPLIDNKDSKKRYRADVLIEDYCAKIENKINKEVTKAAKRFGDAFNKQEFITTNPRVVGYQEKIDTILSRMGKSLENEDLADVKSLIEELDIVCPVSGSKNWTDVKQFNLMFGTKLGASADSAMDLYLRPETAQGIFVNFLNVQKTGRMKIPFGIAQIGKAFRNEIVARQFIFRQREFEQMEMQFFVRPGTQKEWYEAWKQNRIKWHLSLGLGEENYRFHDHDKLAHYADAAADIEFKFPFGFKELEGIHSRTDFDLSSHEKHSGKKLQYFDHEINESYVPYVVETSIGLDRMFLAVFSNSLVEEELENGSTRTVLKLPAVLAPTKAAILPLVKKDGLPDVAKEIIEDLKWDFKVIYDEKDAVGRRYRRQDANGTPFCITVDHQTLEDKTVTIRHRDTMEQKRVAITDLKSIIDAEVSMKEWLKKI, from the coding sequence ATGGCAAATCAAGAAGACAAATTTAAAAAGGTTATATCTCACGCAAAGGAGTACGGTTACGTGTTTCAATCTAGTGAAATATATGATGGTTTAAGTGCTGTATATGACTACGCACAAAACGGAGCAGAATTAAAAAATAACATTAAACAATACTGGTGGAAAGCAATGGTGCAATTGCACGATAACATTGTTGGTATAGACTCTGCTATTTTTATGCACCCAACGGTTTGGAAAGCATCTGGACACGTAGATGCATTTAATGACCCGTTAATAGACAACAAAGATTCTAAAAAAAGATATAGAGCAGATGTTTTAATTGAAGACTACTGCGCTAAAATAGAAAACAAAATAAATAAAGAAGTTACCAAAGCTGCTAAACGTTTTGGTGATGCTTTTAATAAGCAAGAATTTATTACTACTAACCCACGTGTTGTTGGTTACCAAGAAAAAATAGATACTATTTTATCTAGAATGGGTAAATCTTTAGAAAACGAAGATTTAGCAGACGTAAAAAGTTTAATAGAAGAGTTAGATATTGTTTGCCCTGTATCTGGATCTAAAAACTGGACAGATGTTAAGCAGTTTAACTTAATGTTTGGCACAAAGTTAGGTGCTTCTGCAGACAGTGCAATGGATCTTTACTTAAGACCAGAAACAGCACAAGGTATATTTGTAAACTTCTTAAACGTACAAAAAACTGGACGTATGAAGATTCCTTTTGGTATTGCCCAAATAGGAAAAGCATTTAGAAATGAAATTGTTGCAAGACAATTTATTTTTCGTCAGCGCGAGTTTGAACAAATGGAAATGCAATTTTTTGTACGTCCTGGCACACAAAAAGAATGGTACGAGGCCTGGAAACAAAACCGTATTAAATGGCATTTATCTTTAGGTTTAGGTGAAGAAAACTACCGTTTTCATGACCACGACAAACTAGCACATTATGCAGATGCAGCAGCAGATATAGAGTTTAAATTTCCTTTTGGGTTTAAAGAGCTAGAAGGCATACACTCTAGAACAGATTTTGACTTAAGTAGTCACGAAAAGCATTCTGGTAAAAAATTACAATATTTTGATCACGAAATTAACGAAAGTTACGTGCCGTATGTTGTAGAAACATCTATAGGTCTTGACCGTATGTTTTTAGCTGTTTTCTCTAACTCTTTAGTAGAGGAAGAACTAGAAAACGGATCTACTAGAACTGTTCTTAAATTACCTGCTGTATTAGCGCCTACTAAAGCTGCTATTTTACCACTTGTTAAAAAAGATGGCTTACCAGATGTAGCTAAAGAAATTATAGAAGACTTAAAGTGGGACTTTAAAGTAATTTATGACGAAAAAGATGCTGTTGGTCGCCGTTACAGAAGACAAGATGCTAATGGTACCCCTTTTTGTATTACTGTAGATCACCAAACTTTAGAAGACAAGACTGTAACTATACGCCATAGAGATACTATGGAGCAAAAACGTGTTGCTATTACAGATTTAAAATCTATCATAGATGCAGAGGTATCTATGAAAGAATGGCTTAAAAAAATATAA